The following proteins come from a genomic window of Vidua chalybeata isolate OUT-0048 chromosome 2, bVidCha1 merged haplotype, whole genome shotgun sequence:
- the SLC35A5 gene encoding probable UDP-sugar transporter protein SLC35A5 — protein MKLEWCSRLAPCSKTTSQTFLLGGVFIALGSSRILLMKYSANEDNKYDYLPATVNMCSEVVKLVLCVVLALWNRKKEKGCMDQLSECFSWKNVCNSMKWSIPAFLYFLDNLIVFYVLSYLQPAMAVLFSNFVIITTALLFRIVLKRRLSWVQWASLMILFLSIVALTRGTGGHQHSLAAHGFHHSMFFRPSNHCLLATGPEEACAEKGNCAAPSFLHSFQWNVTSTMTGVLKPLRLSLGHLLILVQCFVSALANIYNEKMLKDVDQLGESIFTQNSKLYAFGVLFNGLMLALQAKNRRQIGNCGFFYGHNIFSVALIFVTAFLGLSVAFILKFRDNMFHVMTAQINTVIITTVSFVIFDFRPSVEFFLEAPVVLLSIFIYNASKARGLEYATLRERGKLIKGDAWERSSGDGEEFERLNKPNSDIDTDEDSL, from the exons ATGAAGTTGGAGTGGTGTAGTCGACTTGCCCCTTGCTCCAAGACAACCAGCCAGACCTTTCTGCTTGGAGGAGTGTTCATTGCATTGGGCTCAAGTCGAATCCTCCTGATGAAGTATTCTGCCAATGAAG ATAACAAGTATGATTACCTTCCTGCAACAGTGAACATGTGTTCTGAAGTAGTAAAACTGGTCCTATGTGTAGTGTTGGCACTCTGGAATAGGAAAAAAG aaaaggGTTGTATGGATCAGCTCTCTGAATGTTTTTCCTGGAAGAATGTATGCAATTCCATGAAATGGTCAATTCCTGCCTTTCTTTACTTTTTGGATAACTTGATTGTCTTCTACGTACTGTCCTACCTCCAGCCA GCAATGGCTGTACTCTTCTCAAATTTTGTCATTATAACAACAGCTCTTCTCTTCAGGATAGTGCTAAA GCGAAGACTCTCTTGGGTACAGTGGGCGTCTCTGATGATTTTATTCCTCTCCATTGTTGCCCTGACTCGAGGAACTGGaggccaccagcacagcttggCTGCACATGGATTTCATCACAGTATGTTTTTTAGGCCATCTAACCACTGCCTTCTCGCTACTGGACCTGAGGAAGCGTGTGCGGAAAAGGGCAACTGCGCAGCACCAAGTTTCCTTCACAGCTTCCAGTGGAATGTGACCAGTACCATGACAGGAGTATTGAAGCCTCTCCGCCTCAGCCTGGGCCATCTGCTTATTCTAGTGCAGTGTTTTGTGTCTGCCCTGGCTAACATCTACAATGAAAAGATGCTGAAAGATGTGGATCAGCTTGGGGAAAGCATCTTCACACAGAACAGCAAACTCTATGCCTTTGGGGTGCTGTTCAATGGGCTCATGCTGGCACTGCAGGCTAAGAACCGGAGGCAAATAGGGAACTGTGGCTTCTTTTATGGGCACAACATCTTCTCCGTGGCTCTTATATTTgtcacagctttcctggggctgtcTGTAGCCTTCATCTTGAAGTTCCGAGACAACATGTTCCATGTTATGACTGCTCAGATCAACACTGTCATCATCACCACTGTGTCTTTCGTCATCTTTGACTTCAGGCCTTCTGTAGAGTTCTTTTTGGAAGCTCCTGTAGTGCTTCTCTCCATATTCATTTATAATGCCAGTAAAGCAAGAGGCCTGGAATATGCTACTCTGCGGGAAAGGGGAAAACTCATCAAAGGAGATGCATGGGAGAGGTCAAGTGGG GATGGAGAGGAATTTGAGAGGTTGAACAAACCAAACAGTGACATCGATACAGATGAAGATTCCCTCTAG